The following are encoded together in the Tamandua tetradactyla isolate mTamTet1 chromosome 14, mTamTet1.pri, whole genome shotgun sequence genome:
- the ZFHX2 gene encoding zinc finger homeobox protein 2 isoform X4 gives MATLSSSSTAGTIPSPGHNVQSPPPDTSSSGTPSHPVTKDSPAVPSNSESMRPSEPGGQPLESVCGLVPPKEIGKPQEEPDCGFFPPKDVGVEEDKKLEEEGEGLPPVDLSNHLFFTAGGEAYLVAKLSLPGGSELLLPKGFPWEEAGIKEEPSLPLYAHPPPAHLTALHIQHGFDPIQGFSSSDQILSHDTSVPPLATCEGRDGAFWSYQLAPNPPGDSKDGPMESSSSEHRALFWLCLLCRLGFSRPQTFMGHTQSHGVKLTPAQCQGLLGSPAMLQEGGKGCMALVSFLEPKAPACPPFEIPLDDSSTVNMEANIAQAEDGPPEAEVQVLVLPPEEVMALIPPSPTTTSATWKPSPTQAKELPMAAAFQGLSLSSHMSLLHSRNSCKTLKCPKCNWHYKYQQTLDVHMREKHPESNSHCSYCSAGGAHPRLARGESYNCGYKPYRCDICNYSTTTKGNLSIHMQSDKHLANLQGFQAGPGGQGSPPEASLPPSTGDKESKTKSSWQCKVCSYETNISRNLRIHMTSEKHMQNVLMMHQGLPLGLPSGLMGPGPPPPPGAAPTNPTELFQYFGPQALGQPQAPLPGPGLRPDKPLEAQLLINGFHHLAAPGSKFPTPAPGSLSPDAHLPPSQLLGSSPDGLPTSPPPDDSPSLKVFRCLVCQAFSTDSLDLLLYHCSMGRSLPEAEWKEVAGDTHRCKLCCYGTQLKANFQLHLKTDKHAQKYQLAAHLREGGGATGTPSPMSLGDGAAYGPVSPLHLRCNICDFESNSKEKMQLHARGAAHEENSQIYKFLLEMEGAEAGAELGLYRCLLCAWETPSRLAVLQHLRAPTHRDAQAQRHLQLLQNGPTSEEGHSALQSILSFSHGQLRTPGKTSVTPLAEPFNPEKPQNKTEPSASEETENKTGPSGDKANQTMVRTGVYCCPFCSFMSPESNQVRAHALSQHAVQPKYRCPLCQEQLVGRPALHFHLSHLHNVVPECVEKLLLVATTVEISFPTKVLHGPTLSPLEDGPEPLTPGPELAPSRDQTSGEGPNSEASPDPLPEPPPPSSVAPEKPIGTPDQPLSPAPSPTPQPDGHTEVAPPPTMAEVEEGTVGETRPAEPMPADSRHPLTYRKTTNFALDKFLDPARPYKCTVCKESFTQKNILLVHYNSVSHLHKMKKAAIDPSGPARGEAGGPPTTTAATDKPFKCTVCRVSYNQSSTLEIHMRSVLHQTRSRGAKTEAKAEGPERNQEDPKEGETEGEVGTEKKGTDPSGFISGLPFLSPPPPPLDLHRFPAPLFTPPVLPPFPLVPDSLLKLQQQQLLLPFYLHDLKVGPKLALAGPAPMLSLPAATPPPPPPPPKAELGEREWERPPMVEEGNEAGPSSPPHPTPSEAARTAAKALLENFGFELVIQYNEGKQAVPPPPAPPPPETLGGGDKLACGACGKLFSNMLILKTHEEHVHRRFLPFEALSRYAAQFRKSYDSLYPPPTEPPKPPDRSLDTPVPQLGPPFLAPEPEAMGIHPPEERNRAGGRWPPEEEENSRGNLPPLVPAGRRFSRTKFTEFQTQALQSFFETSAYPKDGEVERLASLLGLASRVVVVWFQNARQKARKNASEGGPVPTGGTGGVSGCRRCHSTFSCVFELVRHLKKCYDDQPPEEEEEEAEPEEEEEEVEEEEAEEEQILEPPAAPEGPSPEPPDREELSPAETTKSGGKKPEGKAASPSPAHTCEQCATSFPSQELLTNHRRLHFLPSVQPSAPPHLLDMPLLVFGERNPLVAGAPPVPGLPLKRKHEDGSLSPTGSEAGGGGEGEPPRDKRLRTTILPEQLEILYRWYMQDSNPTRKMLDCISEEVGLKKRVVQVWFQNTRARERKGQFRSTTGGLPSPAVKPPVHPTSTPFSKFNLLLNKVDDGTGREAPKREAPPFPYPTITPTPGPLSFLTPGKEAPTPTSESPLPLPLPPPPSEDEVLEEPSKISPESEACSPSAGDLSDSSASSLAEPESPGVGGTSGGPGSGTGLPDGMGQRRYRTQMSSLQLKIMKACYEAYRTPTMQECEVLGEEIGLPKRVIQVWFQNARAKEKKAKLQGAAVGGAGGSSEGPLGAQRTDCPYCDVKYDFYVSCRGHLFSHQHLAKLKEAVRAQLKNESKCYDLAPAPEAPPAPKALPASTPASMPLGSAPALPRLAPVLLSGPALAQPPLGSLAPFNSGPAASSGLLGLATSVLPATTVVQTAGPGRPFPQRPMPNQTNTLTAGTSDPVLGLPTEPSGDKGSGERKPVAAPTNSSTDALKNLKALKATVPALLGGQFLPFPLPPAGGAAPPAVFGPQLQGAYFQQLYGMKKGLFPMNPVIPQTLIGLLPNALLQSTPQPPEPTATAPPKPPELPAPGEGEAGETDELLTGSTGISTVDVTHRYLCRQCKMAFEGEAPATTHQRSFCFFGRGPGASVPPPLRVPICTYHCLACEVLLSGREALASHLRSSAHRRKAAPPPGGPAITVTNAATAATAAVAFAKEEARLPHTDSNPKTTTTSTLLAL, from the exons ATGGCCACCCTTAGCTCATCTTCCACTGCTGGCACTATCCCCTCCCCTGGGCACAATGTCCAGTCCCCACCTCCGGACACCTCCTCCTCTGGCACCCCCTCTCATCCTGTCACCAAAGATTCCCCTGCTGTCCCCTCCAACTCTGAGAGCATGAGGCCCTCTGAGCCAGGGGGACAGCCCCTGGAGTCGGTCTGTGGCCTCGTCCCACCAAAGGAGATAGGGAAACCCCAAGAAGAGCCTGACTGTGGTTTCTTCCCACCAAAGGATGTGGGGGTGGAAGAGGACAAGAAactggaggaggaaggagaagggcTCCCTCCTGTGGACCTAAGCAACCACTTATTTTTCACAGCTGGTGGCGAGGCCTACCTAGTGGCCAAGCTGTCTCTGCCAGGTGGCAGTGAACTTCTGTTACCAAAGGGCTTCCCCTGGGAGGAGGCAGGCATCAAGGAAGAGCCCAGCCTGCCCCTCTATGCCCACCCACCCCCTGCACACCTCACTGCCCTTCACATCCAACATGGCTTTGACCCAATCCAAGGCTTTAGCTCTTCTGACCAAATTCTGTCCCATGATACCTCAGTGCCACCTCTGGCCACCTGTGAGGGAAGGGATGGAGCCTTCTGGAGCTACCAGCTGGCTCCAAATCCACCCGGAGATTCCAAAGATGGCCCCATGGAGAGCAGCAGTAGCGAGCACAGAGCACTCTTCTGGCTCTGCCTCCTGTGCCGCCTGGGTTTCAGCAGGCCCCAGACCTTTATGGGTCACACACAATCTCATGGGGTAAAGCTAACTCCTGCTCAATGCCAGGGCCTGCTGGGCAGCCCAGCCATGCTCCAGGAGGGAGGCAAGGGCTGCATGGCTCTCGTGAGCTTTCTGGAACCAAAAGCCCCTGCTTGCCCCCCTTTTGAAATACCCCTTGATGATAGCAGCACAGTGAACATGGAGGCGAATATAGCCCAGGCTGAGGATGGCCCCCCTGAGGCAGAAGTCCAAGTCCTTGTCCTGCCCCCTGAAGAAGTCATGGCTCTCATCCCCCCCTCCCCAACCACAACCTCAGCCACCTGGAAACCCAGCCCAACCCAAGCCAAAGAATTGCCAATGGCAGCAG CCTTTCAGGGCCTCAGCCTTTCCAGCCACATGTCTCTGTTACATTCACGCAACTCCTGCAAGACGCTCAAGTGTCCCAAGTGCAACTGGCACTACAAATACCAGCAGACACTGGATGTACACATGCGGGAGAAGCACCCTGAAAGCAACAGTCACTGTAGCTACTGCAGTGCTGGAGGCGCTCACCCCCGCCTTGCCCGTGGAGAGAGCTACAACTGTGGCTACAAGCCCTACCGCTGTGACATCTGCAACTACTCCACCACAACTAAGGGCAACCTCAGCATCCACATGCAGTCTGACAAGCACCTGGCCAACCTTCAGGGCTTCCAGGCAGGGCCTGGGGGACAGGGCAGTCCCCCAGAGGCATCACTCCCACCTTCCACAGGGGACAAAGAGTCTAAAACCAAATCGTCCTGGCAGTGCAAGGTGTGCAGCTATGAGACCAACATCTCCCGCAACCTGCGCATCCATATGACCTCCGAAAAGCACATGCAGAATGTCCTAATGATGCACCAGGGGCTGCCGCTGGGCCTGCCATCTGGACTGATGGGGCCAGGCCCTCCTCCCCCACCAGGGGCAGCCCCCACCAACCCCACTGAGCTCTTCCAGTACTTCGGGCCCCAGGCCCTAGGGCAGCCTCAGGCTCCCTTGCCTGGGCCTGGGCTGAGGCCAGACAAGCCCCTGGAAGCCCAGCTGCTTATCAACGGTTTCCACCACCTTGCAGCACCTGGCAGCAAGTTCCCCACACCTG CCCCTGGCAGCCTCTCCCCGGATGCCCACCTGCCTCCAAGTCAGCTCCTGGGATCCTCGCCTGATGGCCTACCCACCTCACCGCCCCCAGATGACAGCCCATCCCTGAAGGTGTTCCGCTGCCTTGTATGCCAGGCCTTCAGTACAGACAGCCTGGACCTGCTGCTCTACCACTGCAGCATGGGCAGAAGCCTCCCGGAAGCTGAATGGAAGGAAGTGGCCGGTGACACCCACCGCTGCAAGCTCTGCTGCTATGGCACCCAGCTCAAGGCCAACTTCCAACTCCACCTCAAGACTGACAAACATGCCCAGAAGTATCAGCTGGCGGCTCACTTGCGGGAGGGAGGTGGGGCCACAGGCACCCCCTCACCTATGTCTCTGGGAGATGGGGCTGCTTATGGGCCAGTCTCCCCCCTGCACCTGCGCTGCAATATCTGTGATTTTGAGTCCAACAGCAAGGAAAAGATGCAGCTGCATGCCCGGGGTGCAGCCCATGAAGAAAACAGCCAGATCTATAAG tTTCTGCTAGAAATGGAGGGAGCAGAggcaggggcagagctggggctaTACCGCTGCCTATTGTGTGCGTGGGAGACACCCTCCCGTTTGGCTGTGCTACAACACCTGCGCGCACCTACCCACCGCGATGCCCAGGCCCAGAGGCATCTGCAGCTGCTGCAGAATGGCCCAACATCTGAGGAAGGACACTCAGCTCTTCAGAGCATCCTGAGCTTCAGCCATGGGCAGCTCCGGACTCCTG GGAAGACTTCTGTCACCCCTTTAGCTGAACCATTCAACCCTGAAAAACCCCAGAACAAGACAGAACCATCAG cTTCTGAAGAGACAGAGAACAAGACTGGCCCTTCAGGAGACAAAGCCAACCAGACCATGGTCAGAACTGGG gtatATTGCTGTCCATTCTGCAGCTTCATGAGCCCAGAGTCCAATCAGGTGAGGGCTCATGCTCTCTCCCAGCATGCGGTGCAGCCGAAGTACAGGTGCCCACTGTGCCAGGAACAGCTGGTGGGCCGGCCTGCCTTGCACTTCCACCTCAGCCACCTTCACAATGTTGTACCTGAGTGTGTTGAGAAGCTGCTACTTGTG GCCACAACTGTGGAGATCAGCTTTCCAACCAAAGTGCTTCATGGGCCCACTCTGAGCCCTCTGGAGGATGGCCCAGAACCCCTGACTCCTGGGCCAGAGCTTGCACCCAGCAGAGACCAGACATCGG GAGAAGGCCCTAACTCTGAAGCCAGTCCAGATCCTCTTCCTGAGCCTCCCCCACCCTCGTCTGtggccccagaaaagcccataGGAACCCCTGACCAACCCCTTTCTCCAGCTCCATCTCCAACCCCTCAACCTGATGGTCACACTGAAGTGGCTCCTCCACCCACCATGGCTGAGGTAGAAGAGGGAACTGTTGGGGAGACCCGCCCTGCAGAGCCCATGCCAGCTGACTCTCGCCACCCTCTGACCTATCGGAAGACCACCAACTTTGCCCTGGACAAATTTCTTGACCCTGCTCGGCCCTATAAGTGCACTGTGTGTAAGGAGTCCTTCACCCAGAAAAATATCCTCCTGGTTCATTATAATTCTGTCTCTCACCTTCATAAGATGAAGAAGGCTGCTATTGATCCTTCTGGCCCTGCCCGGGGAGAGGCTGGTGGCCCACCTACTACCACTGCTGCCACAGACAAACCCTTTAAATGCACCGTCTGCCGAGTCTCCTACAACCAGAGCTCCACCCTGGAGATCCACATGCGATCAGTTCTGCATCAGACTCGCTCTAGGGGGGCTAAGACTGAGGCCAAGGCTGAGGGACCAGAGCGCAACCAAGAAGACCCCAAGGAAGGCGAGACCGAAGGGGAGGTGGGCACTGAGAAGAAGGGCACTGACCCCAGTGGCTTCATATCTGGATTGCCCTTcctgtcccctcctcctcctcccttggACCTCCACCGATTTCCAGCCCCTCTCTTTACTCCACCAGTCCTGCCCCCTTTCCCTCTGGTACCTGACTCACTGCTTAAGCTCCAGCAGCAGCAACTGCTCTTGCCCTTCTACCTCCATGACCTCAAGGTGGGGCCCAAGCTGGCACTGGCTGGGCCTGCACCCATGCTGTCCCTGCCAGCTGctacccctcctcccccacccccaccccccaaggctGAGCTGGGTGAGCGGGAGTGGGAGCGGCCCCCTATGGTTGAAGAGGGGAATGAGGCAGGGCCGTCTTCACCACCCCACCCAACACCCAGTGAGGCAGCCCGCACTGCAGCCAAAGCTCTTCTAGAAAACTTCGGCTTTGAGCTGGTGATCCAGTACAATGAAGGGAAGCAGGCTGTGCCCCCTCCCCCGGCTCCACCCCCACCAGAGACCCTGGGAGGTGGGGACAAGCTGGCCTGTGGGGCCTGTGGAAAACTCTTCTCCAATATGCTTATCCTCAAAACGCATGAGGAGCATGTTCACCGCCGTTTTCTGCCCTTTGAGGCCCTGAGCCGTTACGCTGCTCAGTTTCGAAAGAGCTATGATAGCCTATACCCACCCCCCACAGAGCCCCCTAAACCTCCCGATAGGTCTCTGGACACACCTGTTCCCCAACTGGGCCCACCCTTCCTGGCCCCAGAGCCTGAGGCTATGGGGATCCATCCCCCTGAGGAAAGAAACCGGGCAGGAGGCCGATGGCCcccagaggaagaagaaaactcCAGAGGGAATCTCCCTCCCCTGGTACCTGCAGGCCGCAGGTTCTCCAGAACCAAGTTCACAGAGTTCCAGACTCAAGCCCTGCAGTCTTTCTTTGAAACTAGTGCCTACCCCAAGGATGGAGAGGTGGAGCGGCTGGCCAGTCTCTTGGGCCTAGCTAGCCGTGTGGTGGTAGTTTGGTTCCAGAATGCCCGCCAGAAAGCACGCAAAAATGCCAGTGAGGGTGGGCCTGTGCCAACTGGAGGGACTGGGGGAGTCTCTGGCTGTAGGCGCTGCCACTCAACCTTCTCCTGTGTTTTTGAGTTGGTGCGGCACCTTAAGAAATGCTACGATGACCAGCCCCccgaagaggaagaggaagaggcagagccagaagaggaggaggaagaggtggaAGAGGAAGAAGCAGAGGAGGAACAGATCCTTGAGCCCCCAGCAGCACCTGAGGGTCCATCACCAGAACCTCCAGACAGGGAGGAGCTAAGCCCAGCAGAGACAACAAAGTCAGGAGGCAAAAAACCTGAAGGGAAGGCTgcttccccttccccagcccacaCCTGTGAACAGTGCGCCACATCTTTCCCCAGTCAGGAGCTCCTGACCAACCACCGCCGACTCCATTTTCTGCCATCTGTGCAGCCTAGTGCTCCTCCCCACCTTCTAGATATGCCCTTGCTGGTATTTGGGGAGCGTAATCCCCTGGTGGCAGGTGCTCCACCAGTGCCAGGGCTACCCCTCAAACGGAAGCATGAGGATGGCAGCTTGTCCCCCACAGGCAGTGAGGCAGGGGGCGGAGGGGAGGGTGAACCCCCCAGAGACAAGCGCCTGCGAACCACCATCCTACCTGAGCAGCTGGAGATACTGTACCGCTGGTACATGCAGGACTCCAACCCAACACGCAAGATGCTTGACTGCATCTCCGAGGAGGTGGGGCTCAAAAAGCGAGTGGTGCAAGTCTGGTTCCAGAATACCAGGGCCAGGGAGAGAAAAGGCCAGTTTCGCAGCACCACTGGGGGGCTTCCCAGTCCAGCCGTCAAACCCCCTGTCCACCCCACATCTACACCCTTCTCCAAATTCAATCTCTTGCTGAACAAGGTGGATGATGGGACTGGGAGGGAGGCCCCAAAAAGGGAAGCAcctccatttccctaccccaccATTACCCCTACTCCTGGGCCCCTGTCTTTCCTAACACCTGGGAAAGAGGCTCCCACCCCAACATCAGAGTCACCCCTACCTCTCCCACTTCCCCCTCCACCCAGTGAGGATGAAGTCCTAGAGGAACCTTCTAAAATTTCTCCAGAGAGTGAGGCTTGCAGTCCTTCTGCAGGGGATCTGAGTGATTCATCTGCTTCCAGCTTGGCTGAACCAGAGTCCCCTGGGGTTGGGGGAACCAGTGGGGGCCCAGGAAGTGGGACTGGGCTTCCAGATGGAATGGGACAGCGACGCTACAGGACGCAGATGAGCAGCCTGCAGTTGAAGATCATGAAGGCCTGCTACGAAGCCTACCGCACTCCTACCATGCAAGAGTGTGAGGTGTTGGGGGAAGAGATTGGGCTGCCCAAGAGGGTCATCCAAGTCTGGTTTCAGAATGCTCGTGCCAAGGAAAAGAAGGCCAAACTGCAGGGGGCAGCAGttgggggggctgggggcagcagTGAGGGCCCCTTGGGAGCCCAGCGCACAGACTGCCCCTACTGTGATGTCAAATATGATTTCTATGTGTCCTGCCGAGGCCATCTCTTTTCCCACCAGCACCTTGCAAAGCTCAAGGAGGCAGTCCGAGCCCAGCTGAAGAACGAAAGCAAGTGCTACGACTTGGCCCCGGCACCCGAggcacccccagcccccaaggcCCTGCCAGCCTCCACACCTGCCTCCATGCCCCTGGGgtctgccccagccctgcctcgCCTGGCCCCAGTCCTCTTGTCTGGTCCAGCTCTGGCCCAGCCCCCGCTGGGCAGCTTAGCTCCTTTCAATTCAG GCCCTGCAGCCTCCTCAGGCCTCCTTGGCCTTGCCACTTCGGTCCTGCCTGCTACCACAGTGGTCCAGACTGCTGGCCCAGGCCGCCCCTTCCCTCAGAGACCCATGCCCAACCAAACCAACACCTTGACAGCAGGCACCAGTGACCCAGTCCTGGGCCTACCTACTGAGCCCTCAGGGGACAAGGGATCTGGTGAGCGAAAGCCAGTTGCAGCCCCCACCAACTCCTCCACTGATGCCCTCAAGAACCTCAAAGCATTGAAGGCCACTGTCCCAGCCCTGTTGGGAGGCCAGTTCCTGCCCTTCCCATTGCCTCCTGCAGGGGGAGCAGCACCACCAGCTGTCTTTGGCCCCCAGTTGCAGGGGGCCTATTTCCAACAGCTCTATGGTATGAAGAAGGGGCTATTTCCCATGAACCCTGTGATACCTCAGACCCTTATTGGGCTGCTCCCCAATGCCCTCCTCCAGTCAACACCCCAGCCCCCTGAGCCCACAGCCACAGCACCTCCAAAGCCTCCTGAACTGCCTGCTCCAGGAGAGGGAGAGGCTGGTGAAACCGATGAGCTGCTGACAGGCAGCACTGGCATCTCCACCGTGGATGTGACCCACCGCTACCTGTGCCGCCAATGCAAGATGGCATTTGAAGGGGAAGCCCCAGCCACCACCCACCAGAGATCTTTCTGCTTCTTTGGGCGGGGCCCCGGGGCTTCCGTGCCCCCCCCACTGCGGGTGCCCATCTGCACCTACCACTGCCTGGCATGTGAGGTGCTGCTGAGTGGACGTGAAGCCCTTGCCTCCCACCTGCGCTCCTCAGCCCATAGGCGCAAAGCGGCCCCACCCCCAGGGGGCCCAGCCATCACCGTCACCAACGCTGCCACTGCTGCCACAGCAGCTGTGGCTTTTGCCAAAGAGGAAGCAAGATTACCTCACACGGACTCCAACCCAAAAACTACTACTACCTCTACACTTCTAGCTTTATAA